TGCGGCACATTGTGTTTGCTCCATTGTGCCCCCGATATCTTAATTCGCCGTCCTATCTGTTTGACCGTTGATTCAATCGCACCTGAACCAATTGAAATGCCTTCCGCTTGATAATAGCCATAGTTGACAATCCGGTGCCGATGCTTGTTGAGATAGGCAATAAAGGTCGTGACTCGCTCGTGTTGCCAATCATTAAACTGTGCAATCGCCCCATCAACATCCCCTTGCCATAGACAGGCTTGTGCCGCATCTAAGCGTTGCTGAGAACCTCCTACCTTGCCCAAATTTTCGACCAGGTGATACCAGTCTAAAATCTCACGCCTTTGAGCGGAGATGCCAATCTGTGCGTAAAGATTCCAAATGCCATCATGACCATCTCCCAAGCAAGTCAACGGGTCAGAAAAAGGTTGGGCATTAACCCAGTTCACTAAACGTTCATTGTCCTGAAAAAACGCACCGACGCAGCCCTCGTGCAGATTCACCCCTTTGTAGTCTCGCCATTCACTGGGCTGTCCTTGGGGAGTTCGCAGTCGTACC
This window of the Chroococcidiopsis sp. CCMEE 29 genome carries:
- a CDS encoding ISKra4 family transposase (programmed frameshift), whose amino-acid sequence is MEADKKAQIQAHARAIAALLYEETDPEQVKTLAGIETAVRRHLLEHVTPEMGFFIATSSGTTSGRQRSLESILGRLRVSEKQAQILEVKAYSRWSPYLERCCLLVSANESYERTAEDIEILTGVKVSHSTQQRLVHRQTLEQLQIEQAVDEISIDGGKVRLRTPQGQPSEWRDYKGVNLHEGCVGAFFQDNERLVNWVNAQPFSDPLTCLGDGHDGIWNLYAQIGISAQRREILDWYHLVENLGKVGGSQQRLDAAQACLWQGDVDGAIAQFNDWQHERVTTFIAYLNKHRHRIVNYGYYQAEGISIGSGAIESTVKQIGRRIKISGAQWSKHNVPQVLKQRCAYLNGQFSK